A genome region from Bacillaceae bacterium IKA-2 includes the following:
- a CDS encoding DUF6407 family protein, translating to MTLKYFVLDIIRKMDDFDAKNSNSIKKVIRIAIEDFRFKTMEKIGDGGNGVLYLASDVEENLLSKIAEFAIDNGEETSIESVYEGHIIVRKY from the coding sequence ATGACTTTAAAATATTTTGTCCTTGATATAATTCGAAAAATGGACGACTTCGATGCCAAAAATAGCAATAGTATAAAAAAAGTAATCCGGATAGCGATTGAAGACTTTCGGTTTAAGACTATGGAAAAAATCGGAGACGGTGGGAACGGAGTATTATATTTAGCCTCTGATGTTGAGGAAAATCTACTTTCTAAGATAGCGGAGTTTGCCATTGATAATGGAGAAGAAACGAGTATAGAATCTGTTTATGAAGGTCATATAATAGTCAGAAAATATTAG
- a CDS encoding response regulator transcription factor, whose product MQRYKVLVVDDDPNVREIIRIFFKQHQIDLVEANDGQMALELVEKELPDIIILDVMMPNMDGFEVCREIRKKFDIPIIMLTAKTEEMDRVLGLELGADDYVTKPFSPRELIARIKAIFRRMQPNDNPFGNENGIGNGNGKRSLAFEGLAIHIDRREVLVQGEKIILRPKEFDLLVHLAKSPGNVFTREQLLEQVWGYDFFGDIRTVDVHIKKLRQKLTNLQKECIHTVWGVGYKFEVEA is encoded by the coding sequence ATGCAACGTTATAAAGTTCTAGTCGTTGATGATGATCCCAATGTTCGTGAGATTATTCGTATTTTCTTTAAGCAACATCAAATCGATTTAGTGGAAGCCAATGATGGCCAAATGGCGTTAGAATTAGTTGAGAAAGAATTGCCAGATATCATTATATTAGATGTGATGATGCCTAATATGGATGGATTCGAAGTGTGTCGAGAAATCCGCAAAAAATTTGATATTCCAATTATCATGTTAACGGCTAAAACAGAAGAAATGGACCGAGTACTTGGTTTAGAACTTGGAGCAGATGATTATGTTACTAAACCTTTTAGTCCGAGGGAATTAATTGCACGCATAAAAGCTATTTTTCGTCGTATGCAACCAAATGATAATCCCTTTGGAAATGAAAACGGAATTGGAAATGGAAATGGAAAAAGATCACTCGCATTTGAAGGTCTTGCCATTCATATTGATCGCCGAGAAGTACTAGTTCAAGGCGAAAAAATTATTCTTCGACCGAAAGAGTTTGACTTATTAGTACACCTAGCAAAATCACCTGGAAACGTTTTTACTAGAGAACAACTGTTAGAACAAGTTTGGGGTTACGATTTTTTTGGAGATATCCGAACGGTAGATGTCCATATTAAGAAGTTGAGACAAAAGTTAACTAATTTACAAAAAGAATGTATTCACACAGTTTGGGGCGTGGGATACAAATTTGAGGTGGAAGCTTAA